The following is a genomic window from Variovorax paradoxus.
ACAACGGCCTCAACGTGACGACATGGAAGATGTCCATACGTCGCAGGAACCGCACCGTGCGATCACAAAGATTGCAGCGATCGTCATAGAGGACGTCCAGGGAAGCGCGCCCGCCGACATTCAGTGCGGTCCGGTTCCAGAACAGGATCGCGAGCAACAGGAACTCGTAGTAGCCGAGCCAGCCGAGCTGGAGCACGAACGTGGAAACCAGGAAGAACAAGAAGGCCCATCCGATGGCAAACCATCGGAAAACGCCGCCGATGATCACAAAGAGACCGAACCCGAAGTACCAGACGAGCATTGTCATCATGGAGAGACGCGCCAGACTGATGGCGATCGGGGAACTTGCGAGTACCTCCCTGAAGAGTTCATAGTGCTCGTTGAAATACGAGCTCGACAGGACAAACAAGCCAACGTCGCCGCTGAGCCAGAAAGACTCCCTCATGTGCAGGGAGCCTGAGTAGAGGCAAAGCAGGCCGTACGAGACCAGGCAGGCAGCCTTGGTGAGGACGGCGCGCAGGAGCGTCGGCGCACCAAAGATTCCATAGACGGCGCGAAGCAATGAGGCGCCGGGAAGACCTCGATGAATGACGAGTCTGTCGATCGAGAGGCTCGTTCCAGCGGGCAGGAAGGTGAAGACCAACAGCAACATGGACAGCACATCGGAACCGAGCGTGTAGGTTCGCATGATCGTGTCGAGGACCACTGCGTTCAGGAACAACAAGGCCGCACCTGCAAGCGGCGTCGCAATTCCGAGCGTGAACATCGTGGCCAGGAGCAAGGTGACGGCACAGGCGAACTTCACCGAAAGCGGGTCAGGGCCGTGGAAGATGAAGGCGCCAGAGTGCAGCGTCCTGTGCAGCAGAATCAAGCCCGTAAGGATGCGCAGTAGATCGACTCGAACGAGATCCCGAGCCAGCGGAACCCGAAACAGCTTCTGGCGAAGCAGAAACCCGGCGACCCATCGCGCCCAGTGCTCAAGTCGTTCAGTCCCGAATTTCCAGAACAGCGCCGCGCCGAAGAGCAACAACAGAAATGCAGCTGCAGCCGGGAAGAAGTAAGACCAACCGTAAATGCTCAACATGGGATCGCCTAGAACGCAAGCCGGACGGAGGAGGCGGAGCCGCATCGTGTATTTCCGACACTGAACAACCTCGTCGGGTCGCTGCGGAAATTGTATCGGGCAGGGCTATTGACCGGACTGGCAATCGCTTGCTGGGCTCTGAATCCTCTGAAGCGATTGCTTTTCAGTAGTAGGCCGACGCCGGGATCGTTTTCAGAGGGGTTCCACGCGAAGCGGCACGGCTCACTCTCGCGGAGGGCCACCAATCTCGCAGTACCAGACCTGGTAGCACCATCGCCCGTTCACCTGCTCAGTCCCAGCGAAGCTGATGGTGTCCAATGCGCAGGCGACGACCTCGGGGCGCCAGAGGATGCCTAATGGCGGTGGCACATCGTCGGGGCGCGCCTCCCAAAGGCCGAGTTGCATCCTTCCTTCAATGGGGCGCAGTGTCAGCATCCCGCACAGCCACGGCTGATCAACGAACTCCCGCTTGCTCAGTCGGGTGCCGCCGCGGTATCGGGGTTTCATCTTCACGCGCATGACGATCTCACTCGCCGGATCGCGGTTTCGGCAGCAGCGCCGGAAACCCGTGCATCACCGCACGGATGTGATCGCCCGCGTTGCGGTCCCAGTCGCCGTACTGGTCGCCGATCCTCGCGCACTTGCCGGACACCATGTCGGCGAACGCCAGCAGGGTCGGACGCAACGGCTCACCCTCTGCAAGCTCGCCCGCTCGTCGCGCCATCTCGGCAAGTTCTTCTTCAATGGGAGGCTCGGGCGTCACGGGTCTTAGTACCTTTGTACTGTACAAATATACAGTATTTTGGTGATAATGGACCCATGGAAAACGTGCCCGCAACCCTCTGGATTGCCGCCTGCGCGCACCGGTTGCAGCAGCAGTGGCATACCGTCGATCCGCTTGAGCTGGAGGATGTCGCGCGCGACCTGTGGCGCGACGAGCGCCTCCGAGCGATGGCGCCTGACGAAGCGGCGGTGGACTGGCTGAGGCCAATCACTGAGTGACATATCCCTTTCGAGACTCAAGAATTGCGCGATGTGTACTCGCTATATCAGCCCGGAGCAACGTGAGATTGAAGCGTTCTGGAGGATTGATCGAAGGACCAATAGGCGCAAGGACTGGCAGGACCTGCTGACGGTCTTTCCGCTGTCGCTAGCCAGGTTCATCCGGCGTGCCGACGAGGTGGAATACGCGCGCGAGCTCGTGGTGGGTCAGTGGGGAATGATCCCGCCCTGGTCGAAGACGAATGTGCCGACTACCGCACGCGGCACGCGCCTCAGCACCGTCAACGCGCGCTCGGAGGGCGTGGAGAAATCCCCGACCTATAAGGATGCGTGGGCTCGCGGCAAGCGCTGCATCATCCCGGCCGCAAGCTTCGACGAGCCGAACTGGGAAACGGGCAAAAACGTCTGGTGGCGCTTTCGGCGGGCCGATAGTGCGCCGTGGGGCCTGGCCGGACTCTGGAATACCTGGATCGACAAGGAAACTGGCGAGATCTGGGACAACTACACCATGCTGACGCTGAACGCAGACGGGCACCCGCTGATGAGCCGCATGCACAAGCCCGATCCGAAGCTGCCGCCCGATCAGCAGGACAAGCGCAGTGTCATCCCTCTTGAGGCGCACGACTTCGACCGCTGGCTGACCTGCACCGTTGAGGAAGCGAAAGAGATGCTGAAGGTGCCGGCCGTTGAGTTGTTCGATGCCGCTCCGGCGCCGCTAACCGAGGCGAGAGACACCGCTGAGCCTCAAGTCTTTCAAGCGAGAAGGTGAGGACGCCTCAATCTTCGTAAAAGCGGTTCTTTGGGCTTCTTCCGAACTGAACTACAGTGCAACCTTTTGTTGCTGCAGATTTTGCGCATGGCGTCCGCACCTCCTAACCAACCTCATCACTCACCTGCGCTAACTGTGCCAAAGTCCGCAGAAGAAGAAGGCCGTATCAAGCATGAGTACAGGCTTTGGCTTACTTGGGCGGTTTTTGTCCCGGTTCTGGTCCCCGTGGGACTGTGGCTCTGGTCCTGGCACAAAAATGTCGGTGACGCGTTTGAGGTGAACTTTGGGGGAGCAGACTTCCTGGTCGTCGCGGCCATGATGTTTATTGTGGTTTTGCAAGACATTGAAAAGCTGCCGGCCGCCATCAAATATCAGGAACTGAGTTGGGCGAGCATCGTTTTTTTTGTGGGAAGCGTTGTTTTGTGGGTGGCTTATTTTCTCTGCAAAATGGATTCTTTTCAAATTGCTGATCGCTTAAATAGCAAGGAAAATCCCTTAACATATGCTGAGGCGCAAGAGCTACACACGTCGCTATTCTGGTATGGTCTGATGTCGATAGCGGTCGTGTTTCTTGTTTCGGTATTCTCGATTTTTATTCGGGATAAAGTGAAAAATATACAGTTGAAGATATGAATAAGTTGTTCTTTCTTCAGACAGTCACGCTGTTAATTTCATTGGCGGCCGCTTACGTGTGCGTTCTTGCTATAAAAGAGCGTCGAAAATTAATCCGTCAAGAAAAATTGGTTCGTGAAGAGCTTAGGTCGGGGGAGAATAAAACAGAGGCGATCCGATGGGCGTGGACAACGGGTGCGGCTTTTCAAGTAGCGCCCGAAGCCGCGCGTCAAGCGAACTCGCAAGCGGTTGAGAACGCGCGGCAATCGGCACAATATTTTTCTGTGGCGCAAGACATTCTTTACGTGCCGGATTCTGCGGCTTTCGCCGCCACCGACGCATCAAACGTCGAAAGATTTACTCTGCCGGATTTGGAGGGATTCAGAGTTGAAGTCAGTCCGTTGATTTCTGCCGGTAGAAACCTTCCCTTATTGGAACATCTCGAAATAGATCGAGATGATATTGTTGGGCTAATGGGTGAGTTTTTGATCAATCCAACTGTCGCAAATGATTTGGATTATCCTTCTCGAATTCGCCAATCAAAAAGTTCAGACGACATGAAGAATTTTATGCGTTCATTGGAAGCCGCATGATCAGAGAAGAAGATGAAGGCACTTGGGCGTCATTCATTCGTCGTGAGTTGACCTCTCGAAAATACATATTCTCCGAACCGCACGAGCGCGTGATAGTCCTTCCCTTTAAAGGGGATGAAATCACATATGACTTGAATGTGCTGGTTGGCGCGGAGGAAGTCAACGAGGATGGCTTTGTTGTTTTTGTAATTGTCTTCCCATTCATTTTTTCGCAAGAAAAGCATGCTCGTGTTCTGAGTGCAATGAATGAGTGGAATATAGCGTTGCCCCAAGGCGCTTACGAACTGAAGCTGCCTCAAAATGTTGTTAGATTTAAGTATGGCCGGAGACTCAAGCCCGGGCTTCATTTCGATGAAGTGATGGAGGATCTAACGGCTATCGTTGATCTTTCTCAACATCATGTTAGTGACCTAATCGCCTTGCTTTAGCAACTCGATGCTAGGTGAACGTAAGCTATTTACGTAGAGAGCAATGCTTTGGCTAGCTCTGCTATCTCAGCCGGAGCTTCCTGCTGGCCTGTGAATGCTGCGCCTCGGTGGGTCATTGCCAGTTCCGTTTCACCGATGCACAGCACGTCGCAGAGGCTCGTCAGGCCGAGTAATTTGCTTCCTTTCACTGCTTTGACTTCGGGTAGCCACTGATCCTCAGGTGCTGCGCCATCATTCCAGTCTTCAATGCTTTGAAGTGCGTGCGAGTAAGTTAGAAAGAGTTCGAGGACTTCCGCTTCTCGATAGCGCCCTCCGGAGTGGTCCGTGCAGGTGATCGTGCACGGAGTTCCATCTTCGGCAAGATAAAAGGCGCCTACGCTTGCCAATGCTCTTGTGTCGGGGTGATTTCGGCCGCGGCGGATCAGCCAAATGCCGTTGGGCCCGCGCATCGACAAATGCGGCACTAGCCCAATCTGCCGAAGCTGCGGATCGCCGTCAAAACTATGCGTATTAGGGTTTGGGCGCCCCAGTCGGAGTAGGGTCCCCCCGCACCAGAGATTGTTGAGTCGGCCATGGTTGGTGCGCCAGACCCCATGCGGCTCAACCTTTCGCATCGCCCGCGTGAGTGGGGAGAGGAGCTGAAGAGTCTTTTTCCCTGCCATTTCATGGTCTATGACTCTGGCAACGCATTCTTCAGAACGCGTGAAATCCTCTTGGAGCATCGGCTCCAATGAGGAAAACGGGACAAAGCTCCATTCGACGATGCCTTTGCGCTTTAACTTCATCAGTTGCTCAAGCTGCTCAATGTGAGCGTCCAGCTGCTCGATCCGGAAGGGCAGCGCATCTATGGGCCGTTTCGCGCGGCCAGCAGTCGGATCAGGAGCAATCGACTCGATGGCGGCTTTCCAGTCGGATCCCGGCCCAGTCCAAATGAGCTTCGGATGCGGGAACTCGATCCCGGACGAATTCTTTGTCGGCGTGCCGGCGTAGCAACGCACAAATGCAGGGGAACAGGTCATGGCCTTCATCACCACGCGCTCTATGGGCTCGCCTCCCACAGTCTGCACCTCGATCACCAGATCTAAATCACCGCATTCGAGCGCCCCTCTGGCGTATGAGCCGACTACCCAAAGTCTCGTTGCGGTCGAAGTGGCGGAATCCTCGCGTTCAAAGAACCAGTGCTTGAAAGTGAGAGCGTGAGTGCTACAAGCGTCGAGCCGCTCGCAAATCCGGATCAGCTTCTTGGTGAACGTTGCTCTTGGGAAGCGCTTTTCGGTGGCGGCCATGGGGCTGAGTGGATGACGGGGAAGCCGCAATCCTAAACAGGCGATTCAGTGCGCCCCCATTTCGAAGATGCTGGTCCCTGCACACACCTTCCGCGATTCACTCGTTTTTCACACTTTTACCTGGGCGACTCTGGAGAGCCGCATATATAAAGGCCTCGCAGCCGGTCGCGTGGGGGTTCAAATCCCCCCAGCTCCACCATTCATCACGAAAACGCCAACCTTCGACAGGTTGGCTTTTTTTTGCCTGGGCGCAGGGCTATAGTCAGCGGGCGCTGGCGCGCCGCCACCGCCGCCTGTGCCTCGCAAACGGCAACATTGCCCGCTTCGACTCAAGAAAGACGCCGTGTCCGACTCACTGACTTCGACGCTCACCAGCTACTACGACGAGGTGCCTTATGAGTCGCATCCGTTCCCCCAAACCGCAATTGAACACCTGGAGGCGCTTGCCTTCCTGTTCGGTCTCGACGCCCCAAAGCCGGCCACCGCGCGCGTGCTCGAACTCGGATGTGCCGCCGGCGGCAACCTGATTCCGTTTGCAGCCCGCCATCCCGAAGCAAGCGCCCTGGGCCTGGACCTTTCGAAGGTGCAGGTGGAGCAGGGCGTCGGGGCCATCTCGCGCGCAGGGCTGTCGAACGTGGAGTTGCGGGCGTTCAACCTCGCGGACGTCGATGCTTCGTTCGGCCAGTTCGACTACATCGTCTGCCATGGCGTCTACAGCTGGGTACCGGGGCCGGTGCAAGAGGCGATCCTGCGCATCTGCTCGGAGAACCTGGCGCCAAACGGCGTGGCTTACGTCAGCTACAACGTATACCCGGGCTGGAAGGCGAGGGAGATCGTGCGCGACGCAATGATCCTGCGCGGCGGCCCACGCGACACGCCCGACGAAAAGCTGTCCTATGCGCGCGGCATGCTCGAATTTCTGGAGCAATCGGCCCGAGCCGACAGCGTCCTGAAGAAAACGCTCGAAGAGACGATGCCCATCGTGCGCGGCTCCAGCGGCTATTACCTGCTGCACGAATTTCTCGAGCCCTGCAACGCGCCCTGCTACTTCAAGGAGTTTGTGGCGCGTGCCGAGGCCAACGGCCTGAGCTACCTGGCGGATGCGGAGCCCTCCACGATGTTCGTCCAGAACTACGGAGAAAAGGTCCGTGAACCCTTGCTGCGCGAGTGCGGAGGCAGCCAGATTCTCATGGAGCAGTATCTCGACTTCCTGGTGAACCGCACCTTTCGCCAGACGCTGCTTGTGAAGCAGGGCCGTGCGGCAGATATCCGCTACCGGCTCGATCCCGCGCGTATCCAAAGCCTTGAATTCGCCGGCGTGTTCGCCGCCGAAGACGGTGCCCCGCTGACGCTCGATGCAAGCGAGCAATCTTGCAATGCACTGCGCAACCTGAAGGTCACGCTGCGCCTACCGGTGCACAAAGCCGCGGCGCAGATGCTCGATGCGCACTACCCCGCCAGCGTCCCGGCGGAGGCATTGGTCGGCTCCGTGGTTTCGGCCACGGGTGAGCCGCGCGCTTCGGTCGAACGGATCGTCATGTCGATGCTCGAGGAATTGCTGATCCTCGGCGCCGTTCGGATCCGGCGTGCGCCGGTGCGTGCCGCAACCCAGGTGTCCGCACTGCCGATGGCGTTGCCGTCCGTGCGCAACGCGCCCGGCCTGGCGTTGTCTGCCGGAAGCTCCGCCAGCGTCTGCAACCAGTGGCATGAATCCGTGGGTCTCTCCGCGCTGGAGCGCTGCCTTTTGCCGTTGCTCGACGGCGCGCATTCGCACGACATGCTGGCCGACTACCTCGCCGCAGAGGTGCGGGCCGACCGTTTGCGCTTCGTCCAGAATGACAAGCCGCTGACCGATCACTCCGCATTGAAGGAGTTTGCGCTGAAGCAAGTAGAGCTCGGCTTGAGGGACTTGCGGCGCAAGGCGCTGCTCGTTGCCTGATGGCCAGGCGATTGCCGTTTTCCAACCATCGAACTCAAGAAGGGACTTTCTTCATGCAGCAACTCCACTGGACCCCGGCATTGCGCGCCGCCGTAGCGGCCGCGCTCGTGCTCACGGGCGCAGGCGCCTCGCAGGCGGCCTCGCAGGCGCCCGTCGCGGCCGAACACGGCATGGTCGTGAGCGCGCAGCATCTCGCTACCAAGGTGGGTGTCGATGTTCTCAAGCGCGGCGGCAACGCCGTCGATGCGGCGGTGGCCGTGGGTTATGCACTGGCCGTGGTGTACCCGGCAGCTGGCAACCTCGGCGGCGGCGGCTTCATGACCGTGCAGCTGGCCGACGGACGCAAGACTTTTCTCGACTTCCGCGAGAAAGCACCCTTGGCCGCGACGGCCAACATGTACCTCGACAAGGACGGCAACGTCATCAAGGGCCTGAGCACCAACGGCCACTTGGCCGTGGGCGTGCCAGGCACGGTGTCGGGCATGGAATACGCGCGTGAGAAGTACGGCACCATGAAGCGCGCCGATCTCATCGCTCCCTCGATCCAGCTGGCCGACAAGGGCTTTGCGCTGGAGCAGGGCGACATCGACATGCTGCGCACCTCGACCAACGACTTCAAGAAAGATCCGGTTTCCGGCGCCATCTTCCTGAACAAGGGCGAGCCCTTCGCGGTCGGCCAGAAGCTGGTGCAGAAAGACCTTGCCAAGACGCTGCGGGCAGTCAGCGCCAAGGGTGTAGACGGTTTCTACAAGGGCTGGGTGGGGCAGGCGATCGTGGCGTCCAGCCAAGCCGGCAAGGGCATCATCACCCAGGCCGACCTCGACCAATACAAGACGCGCGAACTGGCGCCGGTCGAATGCGACTACCGCGGCTACCGCGTGGTGTCCGCGCCGCCGCCAAGCTCGGGCGGCGTGATCATCTGTGAAATGCTCAACATCCTGGAGGGCTATCCGCTCAAGGACCTGGGCTTCCGCTCGGCCGAGGCGGTGCACTACCAGATCGAGGCCATGCGCCATGCCTATGTGGACCGCAACAGCTACCTGGGCGACCCGGACTTCGTGAAGAACCCGCTCGACCGCCTGCTCGATAAGGGCTACGCCGAGAAGATCCGCGCCGCCATCGACCCCAAGAAGGCCGGTGTCTCCAAGGACATCAAGCCCGGCGTTGCGCCGCACGAAGGCAGCAACACCACGCACTATTCCATTACCGACCAGCAGGGCAACGCGGTGTCGGTCACCTACACGCTCAAC
Proteins encoded in this region:
- the ggt gene encoding gamma-glutamyltransferase, with product MQQLHWTPALRAAVAAALVLTGAGASQAASQAPVAAEHGMVVSAQHLATKVGVDVLKRGGNAVDAAVAVGYALAVVYPAAGNLGGGGFMTVQLADGRKTFLDFREKAPLAATANMYLDKDGNVIKGLSTNGHLAVGVPGTVSGMEYAREKYGTMKRADLIAPSIQLADKGFALEQGDIDMLRTSTNDFKKDPVSGAIFLNKGEPFAVGQKLVQKDLAKTLRAVSAKGVDGFYKGWVGQAIVASSQAGKGIITQADLDQYKTRELAPVECDYRGYRVVSAPPPSSGGVIICEMLNILEGYPLKDLGFRSAEAVHYQIEAMRHAYVDRNSYLGDPDFVKNPLDRLLDKGYAEKIRAAIDPKKAGVSKDIKPGVAPHEGSNTTHYSITDQQGNAVSVTYTLNDWFGAKVTADKTGVLLNNEMDDFTAKIGVPNMYGLVQGEANAIAPGKRPLSSMSPTIVSKDGKPVFVVGTPGGSRIITAVLHTILNVVDYGMNVQEAVDAPRFHQQWLPDVTNVETFAISPDTRKILTDMGHNLGVPQPANHLAAIIVGAPSLGGKPVGANRFYGANDPRRNTGLAAGY
- a CDS encoding thiol-disulfide oxidoreductase DCC family protein, giving the protein MLSIYGWSYFFPAAAAFLLLLFGAALFWKFGTERLEHWARWVAGFLLRQKLFRVPLARDLVRVDLLRILTGLILLHRTLHSGAFIFHGPDPLSVKFACAVTLLLATMFTLGIATPLAGAALLFLNAVVLDTIMRTYTLGSDVLSMLLLVFTFLPAGTSLSIDRLVIHRGLPGASLLRAVYGIFGAPTLLRAVLTKAACLVSYGLLCLYSGSLHMRESFWLSGDVGLFVLSSSYFNEHYELFREVLASSPIAISLARLSMMTMLVWYFGFGLFVIIGGVFRWFAIGWAFLFFLVSTFVLQLGWLGYYEFLLLAILFWNRTALNVGGRASLDVLYDDRCNLCDRTVRFLRRMDIFHVVTLRPLSHNAELIARIGLSTSEALKDLYGHDPRTGRTWRGYDFYMEISKRLLLLWPAFAVFLLGRLLAIGPFIYRLIADRRVRWFGVCERAPEYSRTSMSANLLLHGRRKRLPRSLFAAFLTIHASLAVIFFATLPLFGSAPPPVFLSQMSHVFSIAQINVFNQQDLMMNEHWFLIRAVAPDGSETLLPFNGLDGERLEWHESDRVYFGNSIRWRRVANFRSSICFDPADTELIQEVIGWNRVRDEEPVDHYRVDYFVQPKPRFNFEQAPYFVIDDPRLTCTAQFGPEGKFITWRKK
- a CDS encoding YbjN domain-containing protein, which produces MIREEDEGTWASFIRRELTSRKYIFSEPHERVIVLPFKGDEITYDLNVLVGAEEVNEDGFVVFVIVFPFIFSQEKHARVLSAMNEWNIALPQGAYELKLPQNVVRFKYGRRLKPGLHFDEVMEDLTAIVDLSQHHVSDLIALL
- a CDS encoding SOS response-associated peptidase, translating into MCTRYISPEQREIEAFWRIDRRTNRRKDWQDLLTVFPLSLARFIRRADEVEYARELVVGQWGMIPPWSKTNVPTTARGTRLSTVNARSEGVEKSPTYKDAWARGKRCIIPAASFDEPNWETGKNVWWRFRRADSAPWGLAGLWNTWIDKETGEIWDNYTMLTLNADGHPLMSRMHKPDPKLPPDQQDKRSVIPLEAHDFDRWLTCTVEEAKEMLKVPAVELFDAAPAPLTEARDTAEPQVFQARR
- a CDS encoding class I SAM-dependent methyltransferase, whose protein sequence is MSDSLTSTLTSYYDEVPYESHPFPQTAIEHLEALAFLFGLDAPKPATARVLELGCAAGGNLIPFAARHPEASALGLDLSKVQVEQGVGAISRAGLSNVELRAFNLADVDASFGQFDYIVCHGVYSWVPGPVQEAILRICSENLAPNGVAYVSYNVYPGWKAREIVRDAMILRGGPRDTPDEKLSYARGMLEFLEQSARADSVLKKTLEETMPIVRGSSGYYLLHEFLEPCNAPCYFKEFVARAEANGLSYLADAEPSTMFVQNYGEKVREPLLRECGGSQILMEQYLDFLVNRTFRQTLLVKQGRAADIRYRLDPARIQSLEFAGVFAAEDGAPLTLDASEQSCNALRNLKVTLRLPVHKAAAQMLDAHYPASVPAEALVGSVVSATGEPRASVERIVMSMLEELLILGAVRIRRAPVRAATQVSALPMALPSVRNAPGLALSAGSSASVCNQWHESVGLSALERCLLPLLDGAHSHDMLADYLAAEVRADRLRFVQNDKPLTDHSALKEFALKQVELGLRDLRRKALLVA